The following proteins are co-located in the Podarcis raffonei isolate rPodRaf1 chromosome 5, rPodRaf1.pri, whole genome shotgun sequence genome:
- the LOC128414790 gene encoding uncharacterized protein LOC128414790, whose protein sequence is MEQEEGIQEEVTEQEWDAEENIRQLDGTLQEQFTELEESEQENILEQEGGPQEESTELDGAMLQEIPEEIGRDHECVTAMAGGARPKIKEQVQGGQEDYIEQPTEAPKRNTEQIRASQDVFRGWTTGTHRKILRQAGRSWEEITDQAGRGQGKMAEQDNQGQEAGLKLVRDLLAVVARSDLPHEEKLELEFVTLQFMMGGNVHLLGELQSQAVVETFRQEVFAKFPIPAFHVTSSVICCDQAASQRPERPQVLTENGCSRQQERIYSQLIFFLCRAPFLKSWDQLDRLAEMLHKLKNCIYYNPVALVGVIVQVDPDPGLDAEQEARARRWLRCLLDGFFCCDLLLDQDGTEPEVQVQVAVYQSGQPERALEVKRAACQAIRAALKF, encoded by the coding sequence ATGGAGCAGGAGGAAGGAATACAAGAGGAGGTAACAGAGCAAGAGTGGGATGCTGAGGAGAACATCAGGCAGCTGGATGGAACACTTCAGGAGCAATTCACAGAGCTGGAGGAAAGTGAACAGGAAAATATTCTAGAACAGGAAGGAGGACCACAGGAAGAGAGCACTGAGCTGGATGGAGCTATGCTGCAAGAAATCCCAGAAGAGATTGGCAGGGATCATGAGTGTGTCACAGCTATGGCTGGAGGAGCCAGGCcaaagatcaaggagcaggttcaaGGTGGGCAGGAAGATTATATAGAGCAGCCTACAGAAGCCCCCAAAAGGAATACTGAGCAAATTAGAGCAAGCCAAGATGTATTCAGAGGGTGGACCACAGGAACCCATAGGAAGATCTTGCGGCAGGCTGGGAGATCCTGGGAAGAGATCACAGACCAAGCAGGTAGAGGGCAAGGGAAGATGGCAGAACAGGACAACCAAGGTCAAGAAGCAGGTCTAAAACTAGTCAGGGACCTCTTGGCTGTTGTTGCCAGATCTGACCTTCCCCACGAGGAAAAGCTGGAGCTGGAATTTGTGACTCTCCAGTTTATGATGGGAGGGAACGTGCACTTGCTTGGGGAGCTACAAAGCCAGGCAGTGGTGGAGACCTTCCGCCAGGAGGTGTTTGCAAAGTTCCCAATCCCAGCTTTCCATGTGACGAGCTCGGTGATCTGCTGCGACCAAGCAGCCAGCCAAAGGCCCGAGAGACCCCAGGTCCTGACTGAAAATGGCTGCTCCAGGCAACAAGAAAGAATCTACTCCCAGCTCATCTTCTTCCTGTGCAGAGCCCCTTTCTTAAAGTCGTGGGACCAACTGGATCGACTGGCCGAAATGCTGCACAAGCTGAAGAACTGCATCTACTATAACCCGGTGGCTCTGGTTGGGGTCATTGTGCAGGTGGATCCCGACCCGGGTTTGGATGCAGAACAAGAGGCCCGGGCACGGCGCTGGCTGAGGTGCTTGTTAGATGGGTTCTTCTGCTGCGACTTACTGTTAGATCAGGACGGGACAGAGCCAGAAGTTCAAGTTCAGGTGGCTGTCTATCAGTCAGGCCAGCCCGAGAGGGCTTTAGAGGTGAAGAGAGCAGCATGCCAGGCAATACGAGCAGCTCTAAAGTTCTGA